The Aptenodytes patagonicus chromosome 15, bAptPat1.pri.cur, whole genome shotgun sequence genome has a segment encoding these proteins:
- the CMKLR1 gene encoding chemerin-like receptor 1, whose translation MALSNLSNYLDDVDNYSDYPDYTYEEIGSVWTDPSHDPKDIARILSVIIYSVSCVLGVLGNGLVIAIITLKMKKSVNAIWFLNLAVADFLFNIFLPINIAYTAMRYNWIFGTVMCKLNSFLLILNMYTSVLLLTTISFDRYVSVVFPVWSQNHRSTNLAYLVCLIIWTVGIIMSCPSLVFRDTAQARNSVICFSNFSLSRNKSYQALALMRHRTVNITRFLAGYILPITIITFCYIAIVFNLRRNRLAKSKKPFKIIVTIIVTFFLCWSPYHLLNLLETEPDMIPRSVFEISIPITTALAASNSCMNPVLYVFMGQDFKKFKVTILSRLVNALSEETGHSSIVHRSFSKMSSMTEKETTVL comes from the coding sequence ATGGCGCTTTCCAATTTGTCCAATTACTTGGATGATGTTGATAACTACAGTGACTACCCAGATTACACCTATGAGGAGATTGGCAGCGTGTGGACAGACCCGTCCCATGACCCGAAGGACATTGCGAGGATCCTCTCCGTCATCATCTACAGCGTATCCTGCGTGTTGGGTGTCCTGGGGAATGGCCTCGTCATCGCAATCATAACTCTAAAGATGAAGAAGTCGGTCAATGCCATCTGGTTCCTCAACCTGGCTGTCGCCGACTTCCTCTTCAACATCTTCCTGCCCATAAACATTGCTTACACGGCCATGCGGTACAACTGGATCTTTGGGACAGTCATGTGCAAGTTgaactccttcctcctcatcctcaacATGTACACCAGTGTCCTTCTGCTCACCACCATCAGCTTTGATCGCTACGTGTCAGTGGTTTTTCCCGTCTGGTCTCAAAACCATCGATCAACCAACCTAGCGTATTTAGTTTGCTTGATTATCTGGACCGTCGGCATCATTATGAGCTGCCCGTCTCTTGTCTTCCGAGACACGGCACAAGCCCGCAACTCCGTGATTTGTTTTAGCAACTTTTCCCTCTCCAGGAATAAGTCTTACCAAGCCCTGGCACTAATGAGGCACCGAACGGTGAACATCACCAGGTTCCTCGCTGGGTACATCCTTCCCATAACCATCATCACTTTCTGCTACATCGCCATCGTCTTCAACTTGCGTCGAAACCGCCTTGCCAAGTCCAAAAAGCCCTTCAAGATCATCGTCACCATTATAGTCACCTTCTTCCTTTGCTGGAGTCCCTACCACCTGCTGAACCTCCTGGAAACAGAGCCCGACATGATCCCACGCTCCGTGTTTGAGATCAGCATCCCCATAACCACAGCACTCGCTGCCTCCAACAGCTGCATGAACCCTGTCCTCTACGTCTTCATGGGCCAGGACTTTAAGAAATTTAAGGTCACCATCCTCTCCAGGCTGGTGAACGCCCTCAGCGAGGAGACAGGCCACTCCAGCATCGTTCACAGGAGCTTCTCCAAGATGTCTTCAATGACCGAGAAGGAGACGACAGTCCTCTAA